A window from Citrus sinensis cultivar Valencia sweet orange chromosome 5, DVS_A1.0, whole genome shotgun sequence encodes these proteins:
- the LOC102617370 gene encoding chaperonin CPN60-1, mitochondrial-like, which produces MNRLASSLASKVRVAKNIIRPAKNSIRLVGSRLSWGRNYVSGSEEIPYNDKLMNWPIDRDVTGEGFATVGKIAKCGHKTDANLACDTVEEGVWLTALGYSDERGEGFDSQVLKYRPILTYTLDDALRSEGFEAVKAGMSADLIIGEIYEAVWRVCQYLRRIARPVSGYGEIVQVATAAANGDKKTGEWVAKAVEKLGIGGLFFLDGRRRWKTRLEYIQAMKVDWGFVSPSFITNMNSATCSLRNPFILIHANKILTEDVVKQAIRPRRPLLIVAEDVETELVRSLRRSYRGKSKLCVVKPPKCEHNGKAIMQDLAVFTGGQVVTGESDMNFVPQMLGSCKEVKVSQDEMVIVGGSGGQEDIEERRKELKFSIMSSTSNDELKLLEKRLAKFSCEVAYFKVGGDSCAEVFKYCCRVYNAITASLAALDGGIVAGGGVALLHASKELEKLHTSWYNEKKKRNNRMLGVHLVQKALKAPVCSIAHAAGFDYSVVVEKLLEQDNPGLGYDPAKGEFIDLIECGNVDAALLIGFELNDVAWHSNCNFGTRCLELQSSKGTQTEKEACDLANECSLA; this is translated from the exons ATGAACAGGTTAGCCTCCAGTCTTGCCTCCAAAGTCAG GGTGGCTAAGAACATTATCCGGCCGGCTAAAAACAGTATCCGGCTG GTTGGAAGTAGATTAAGTTGGGGCAGAAACTACGTTTCTGGTAGCGAAGAAATCCCTTATAATGACAAACTCATGAACTGGCCTATA GATCGTGATGTTACAGGAGAGGGTTTTGCTACAGTTGGCAAAATTGCAAAATGCGGGCACAAAACTGATGCCAACCTTGCATGTGATACGGTGGAAGAAGGTGTCTGGCTGACCGCATTAGGTTATTCGGATGAGCGTGGTGAGGGTTTTGATAGTCAAG TCTTAAAATATAGGCCTATCCTGACTTATACCTTGGACGATGCATTGAGAAGTGAAGGATTCGAGGCAGTCAAAGCAGGAATGAGTGCTGATCTAATAATTGGAGAAATTTATGAAGCAGTTTGGAGAGTTTGTCAATACTTACGTCGCATAGCACGACCGGTCAGCGGATACGGAGAAATCGTCCAG GTTGCGACAGCTGCAGCAAATGGAGACAAAAAGACTGGGGAGTGGGTAGCCAAGGCTGTTGAGAAACTTGGAATAGgtggtttattttttttagat GGGAGGAGAAGATGGAAGACTAGGTTAGAGTATATTCAGGCAATGAAAGTAGATTGGGGCTTTGTGTCCCCTTCCTTCATCACCAATATGAATTCTGCAACATGT AGTTTGAGAAATCCATTCATTTTAATCCATGcgaataaaattttgactgAGGATGTTGTAAAGCAAGCAATTAGACCG AGACGACCTCTATTGATTGTAGCCGAGGATGTAGAAACGGAGCTGGTCAGATCTCTGAGACGGTCTTATCGTGGGAAATCAAAG CTTTGTGTTGTCAAACCTCCAAAATGTGAACATAATGGAAAGGCAATCATGCAGGACCTTGCGGTCTTCACTGGAGGCCAG GTTGTAACTGGCGAATCAGATATGAACTTTGTACCACAAATGCTTGGTTCATGCAAAGAG GTCAAGGTGTCACAGGATGAGATGGTTATCGTTGGTGGGTCTGGTGGCCAAGAAGACATTGAAGAAAGACGTAAGGAG ttAAAATTCTCAATTATGTCGAGCACTTCAAATGATGAATTAAAGTTATTAGAAAAGAGGCTTGCAAAGTTTTCTTGTGAAGTGGCTTATTTTAAG GTTGGTGGTGATAGTTGTGCCGAAGTGTTCAAATATTGTTGTAGAGTTTACAATGCCATAACTGCCTCCTTGGCTGCACTTGATGGAGGAATTGTAGCTG GTGGAGGGGTTGCACTTCTTCATGCGTCGAAGGAGCTAGAGAAATTGCACACTTCGTggtataatgaaaaaaaaaaacgaaataATAGGATGCTTGGTGTTCACCTTGTACAGAAAGCTCTCAAG GCGCCTGTGTGCTCAATTGCTCATGCTGCTGGATTTGACTATTCAGTTGTTGTTGAGAAGCTACTGGAGCAGGACAATCCTGGCCTTGGATATGATCCGGCTAAAG GTGAATTTATCGATCTGATCGAGTGTGGAAATGTTGATGCGGCACTATTGATAGGCTTTGAATTAAATGATGTCGCATG GCATTCTAATTGTAACTTTGGTACAAGATGCTTAGAGCTCCAGTCCTCGAAGGGAACACAGACGGAAAAGGAGGCTTGCGATCTTGCCAACGAATGTTCCTTGGCATGA